One region of Halomicrobium urmianum genomic DNA includes:
- a CDS encoding DUF7342 family protein produces MSETDAADGPPPFEDAFSSDDVEQRIYGTILQTRKPTTASAIADSADCDPKTARKYLGWFDDLGIVTRHDGHPATYERNDAYFEWRRINQLAADHSIEDLQDRVRELTTRITEYETTYDAASPAAVDAVAAAEDSDERTIDDVYSDLADWATAREERDRYERARQQRTGGEREQASG; encoded by the coding sequence ATGTCTGAGACAGACGCCGCCGATGGGCCACCCCCTTTCGAGGACGCGTTCAGTAGCGACGATGTCGAACAACGCATCTACGGCACCATCCTGCAGACCCGGAAGCCGACGACGGCGAGCGCGATCGCCGACAGCGCCGACTGTGACCCCAAGACCGCTCGGAAGTACCTTGGCTGGTTCGACGATTTGGGAATCGTCACTCGACACGATGGCCATCCGGCCACCTACGAACGGAATGACGCGTATTTTGAGTGGCGACGCATCAACCAGCTCGCGGCCGACCATTCCATCGAGGACCTGCAGGATCGCGTTCGTGAGCTAACGACGCGCATCACCGAGTACGAGACGACGTACGACGCCGCTTCACCGGCCGCAGTCGACGCCGTCGCCGCCGCGGAGGACAGCGACGAGCGGACCATCGACGACGTGTACAGCGACCTGGCCGACTGGGCGACCGCCCGCGAAGAGCGTGACCGCTACGAACGTGCGCGCCAGCAACGCACGGGTGGCGAGCGCGAACAGGCGTCCGGGTAG
- a CDS encoding response regulator: MSSRSQEPDDLLIIDDHPGEIRLIEEIVETADIETTLYIASDKEEARDIIHQPGEYDADLRPDAILLDWNLEKGTAREVLTEIKDTLPHTSVAIMTSAKHQKEKIQSEGPQADMYFTKPDSPQGYIDAIYEIPAEE; this comes from the coding sequence GTGTCTTCACGCTCACAGGAACCTGATGATCTCCTCATAATTGATGATCATCCCGGCGAGATTCGGCTTATAGAGGAGATCGTTGAGACCGCCGATATAGAAACTACACTCTATATAGCGTCTGATAAGGAGGAGGCTCGCGATATAATTCATCAGCCCGGTGAATACGATGCTGATCTCCGTCCTGATGCAATCTTACTTGATTGGAACCTTGAAAAGGGAACAGCAAGGGAGGTTCTGACGGAAATTAAAGATACGCTGCCTCATACCTCTGTAGCCATAATGACCAGCGCGAAGCACCAGAAAGAGAAAATCCAATCGGAAGGCCCTCAAGCAGATATGTATTTCACTAAGCCAGATAGTCCTCAAGGTTATATTGATGCAATTTACGAAATTCCTGCCGAGGAATAA
- a CDS encoding sensor histidine kinase, translating into MRDITDRRKSEREMYFEKERLSEFAGVLSHDLQNSVQVAHGRLELLKNSATPDERAEHLEAAKAAVTRIEHVIDDVLAISQPGEGGISKTTVDVSALAGRVWSRVNPGHGGAAIENGIVITADRRHLEHLLTNLFRNAVEHAGESVHVWLGRLNEGNGFFFEDDGPGIAPEAREKVFDWQHSTKAGGTGIGLKSVKQITRPKAGRSRSRTVTPAGRGSNCAASR; encoded by the coding sequence TTGCGTGATATCACCGATAGACGCAAATCCGAGCGCGAGATGTACTTCGAGAAGGAACGGCTCTCTGAGTTCGCAGGCGTTCTTTCCCACGACTTACAAAATTCCGTTCAGGTTGCCCATGGGCGTCTGGAACTTCTCAAAAACAGTGCCACACCTGATGAACGAGCCGAACACCTTGAGGCCGCCAAGGCCGCCGTCACTCGAATCGAACATGTCATCGATGACGTGCTTGCCATCTCCCAACCGGGAGAGGGCGGTATCTCAAAGACGACCGTGGATGTATCGGCTCTGGCCGGACGGGTCTGGTCGAGGGTCAATCCCGGCCATGGCGGCGCCGCGATTGAGAATGGGATCGTCATTACGGCGGACCGACGCCATTTGGAGCACCTGCTGACCAACCTCTTCCGGAATGCGGTCGAACATGCCGGCGAATCAGTACATGTCTGGCTTGGCCGCCTCAATGAGGGGAATGGATTTTTCTTTGAGGACGACGGGCCAGGGATTGCACCGGAAGCGCGGGAGAAGGTATTCGATTGGCAACACTCAACGAAAGCCGGTGGGACGGGAATCGGCCTCAAGAGCGTGAAACAGATTACCAGGCCGAAGGCTGGGAGATCGCGATCACGGACGGTGACACCGGCGGGACGCGGTTCGAACTGTGCGGCATCGAGATGA
- a CDS encoding Fic/DOC family N-terminal domain-containing protein, with protein sequence MERDDFDEAAPGEIVPTTTPKGTYSAFRPDPLPPSITTEQLITPLAEATQALGRLHGIGPRVGSREILIEPFIRKEALESSQIEGTHATLSDIYAYEAGQEALIDEDRQQGTQEVVNYLHALTHGLDAITAGDPITVELLCEMHDRLLSGVRGNEADPALLKPY encoded by the coding sequence ATGGAGCGAGATGACTTCGACGAGGCAGCGCCCGGTGAAATCGTTCCCACGACGACACCGAAGGGGACGTATTCGGCGTTCCGGCCTGACCCGCTTCCCCCCTCAATCACTACTGAACAACTCATTACCCCGCTGGCGGAGGCAACACAGGCACTTGGTCGGCTCCATGGCATTGGTCCACGTGTCGGCTCGAGAGAGATCCTGATCGAGCCGTTCATCCGAAAAGAAGCGCTGGAATCATCACAGATTGAGGGGACACATGCCACTCTCTCGGATATCTACGCGTACGAAGCCGGACAAGAAGCCCTGATCGACGAAGACAGGCAACAGGGGACCCAAGAAGTCGTGAACTATCTGCACGCGTTGACGCACGGATTGGATGCGATCACAGCTGGCGATCCTATTACCGTCGAATTGCTTTGCGAAATGCACGACCGGTTGCTTTCGGGGGTCCGTGGGAATGAGGCTGACCCGGCTCTGTTGAAACCCTATTAG
- a CDS encoding ABC transporter ATP-binding protein: MPSIETRGLMKRFGDDVVAVNNLDLTVVPGEVFGFLGPNGAGKSTTINMLLDFVRPTSGSISVLGCDPQTEQRAVRDRIGILPEGYSLYDRLSARKHVQFAADLEDCATDPDAVLERVGLGDAADRIAGDFSKGMAQRLALAMALVDEPDLLILDEPSSGLDPNGARKMREIVRAEADRGATVFFSSHIMEQVEAVCDRVAIMDDGELVTVDTVDDLRSAANTTTTLVLTVDDIAVDPVFNDIDAVAGVRRDGETLRVDCTDPAAKAQVIAAVESTGATVTDIDVEETSLQEVFASYTAGDAEEARS, translated from the coding sequence ATGCCCTCCATCGAGACGCGCGGCCTGATGAAACGCTTTGGTGACGATGTCGTCGCTGTCAACAATCTTGATCTCACGGTTGTTCCCGGGGAAGTATTCGGCTTTCTCGGACCCAACGGTGCCGGCAAGTCAACGACGATCAACATGCTACTCGATTTCGTCCGGCCGACGAGCGGATCGATCTCGGTGCTGGGCTGCGATCCCCAGACCGAACAGCGTGCCGTCCGCGACCGCATCGGGATCCTCCCAGAAGGATATAGCCTCTACGACCGCCTCTCAGCCCGCAAGCACGTGCAGTTCGCCGCCGATCTGGAGGACTGCGCGACCGACCCCGACGCGGTGCTCGAACGGGTCGGTCTCGGGGACGCCGCAGATCGCATCGCGGGCGACTTCTCGAAGGGGATGGCCCAGCGCCTCGCCTTGGCGATGGCGCTCGTCGATGAACCAGATTTGCTAATTCTCGACGAGCCGTCATCTGGGCTCGATCCAAACGGCGCCCGCAAGATGCGCGAGATTGTCCGCGCCGAGGCCGACCGGGGTGCCACCGTGTTCTTCTCCAGCCACATTATGGAGCAGGTCGAAGCGGTCTGTGACCGGGTTGCAATTATGGACGACGGCGAACTGGTAACCGTCGATACTGTCGACGACCTGCGCAGCGCCGCGAACACGACCACGACGTTGGTCCTCACCGTCGACGATATCGCAGTCGACCCCGTGTTCAACGACATCGACGCCGTCGCCGGAGTGCGTCGGGACGGTGAAACCCTCCGCGTCGACTGCACGGATCCGGCCGCCAAGGCGCAGGTAATCGCCGCCGTCGAGTCCACCGGGGCGACCGTCACGGACATCGACGTCGAGGAGACCAGCCTCCAAGAAGTCTTCGCCAGCTACACCGCAGGCGACGCTGAGGAGGCCCGGTCATGA
- a CDS encoding IS5 family transposase, giving the protein MQAFPKSRLLRFVEEAFQLAQRAVARYSSKFSKRRYTLHQHIVLLCLKVRKDTTYRTLLDELIEMPRIRKAINLTELPAPSTLCKAFDRLDMAVWRVLLNLSVSLLPTNGVVGIDASGFDRSHASKHYTKRTKLTIQQLKVTLLVDTRANAILDLHVTTTRKHDSKIAPSLIKRNAGEVAVLLGYKGYDDQQIRALAREDGIRPLIKHREFSSLHKAWNARLDDDLYGQRSQNETVNSRLKRKYGAFIRSRRWWKQFRELVVGCLTHNLEKAL; this is encoded by the coding sequence ATGCAGGCCTTCCCAAAGTCTCGGTTGCTCCGATTTGTTGAGGAAGCATTTCAGTTAGCGCAACGTGCTGTGGCTCGATATTCCTCGAAGTTCTCGAAACGACGGTACACACTTCATCAGCACATCGTTCTCCTGTGTCTCAAAGTGCGGAAGGACACGACCTATCGGACTCTCCTCGACGAACTCATCGAGATGCCCCGCATTCGAAAAGCGATCAACCTCACCGAACTCCCTGCGCCGTCAACGCTGTGCAAAGCGTTCGACAGACTTGACATGGCCGTTTGGCGTGTCTTGCTCAACCTCTCTGTTTCACTGCTCCCGACTAACGGTGTCGTCGGGATCGATGCCTCCGGATTTGACCGGAGCCACGCCTCGAAACACTACACGAAGCGAACGAAGTTGACGATTCAACAGTTGAAAGTTACACTTCTCGTGGATACCAGAGCGAATGCCATCCTTGATCTCCACGTGACGACGACCAGAAAACACGACTCGAAGATCGCGCCATCACTCATTAAACGAAATGCTGGTGAAGTAGCGGTGCTCCTCGGCTATAAGGGATACGACGACCAGCAGATTCGCGCGTTAGCTCGTGAAGATGGCATTCGTCCCCTGATCAAGCACCGAGAATTTTCGTCACTCCACAAGGCATGGAACGCTCGGTTGGACGACGACCTCTACGGCCAACGGAGTCAGAATGAGACTGTGAACTCTCGCCTGAAACGGAAATATGGCGCATTCATCCGATCACGACGCTGGTGGAAGCAGTTCCGTGAACTCGTTGTCGGCTGTCTCACTCACAACCTCGAAAAGGCACTCTGA
- a CDS encoding transposase has protein sequence MPPTRESRRTVFQQIAQLSFVGWPTYESSPLFDRTSLLGVESDVRLVAETWFQHDDHEGVDPFVHAVPLAYVQFDPHDRYASSTSYEMETLFRLFLLKECHGWDHETALVEYLTQHPDLCDQLGLESVPKQSTLWRSWHHRFTADLQDTVETAARTILIKAQNAGVSVPRKPERQSRRHGDKSTESNPDDQTVLEQAETVTENVSRVAFPAFSLDRGEGCEIHENAYWDIQTYLGLRENLAVNEGARSFIHESNRERTPLGHAHREHVRDLSIEQIREMYRQAVGRLLDRVAKTEEFFRAGIVAVDITEDDPFTGDREGHEDEIIGTKENTDEYAYQWATVQLVGNAVPIVLDARPVRKGDTRKEIVEDLLDSAEAAVHVDNVLMDREFDSQHILEMLSQRGLSYVVPKRMQTSEKAQAKRLLKRGKDRYETDRKLHLGDNEWYSTTLIYRRKENSEYSDHRQYSVFMTNRKSGLLSEYGYRWEIESGYKSIKRFMGATTSKDFGLRFFYFAFACLLYSIWRAVDLLVQVELTGEYEHSPIVTADNTLTLVKKETGIG, from the coding sequence GTGCCCCCAACCCGTGAGTCTCGCCGTACTGTCTTCCAGCAGATCGCCCAGCTATCCTTTGTCGGCTGGCCCACCTACGAGTCGAGCCCACTGTTCGATCGCACATCACTCCTCGGAGTAGAATCGGATGTTCGTCTTGTTGCGGAAACATGGTTCCAGCATGACGATCACGAGGGCGTTGATCCATTCGTCCACGCAGTGCCCCTCGCATACGTCCAGTTCGATCCCCACGACCGATACGCAAGCTCAACGAGCTACGAGATGGAGACACTGTTTCGCCTGTTCCTGCTGAAAGAATGCCATGGCTGGGACCACGAGACTGCCCTCGTCGAATACCTCACCCAACACCCCGATCTCTGTGATCAACTCGGCCTGGAATCGGTCCCGAAACAGTCCACGCTGTGGCGCAGCTGGCACCATCGGTTCACGGCCGATCTCCAAGACACCGTCGAGACAGCAGCGCGAACGATCCTCATCAAAGCCCAAAACGCGGGTGTCTCTGTTCCGCGTAAGCCAGAACGACAGAGCCGCAGACACGGTGACAAGAGTACGGAATCGAACCCCGATGACCAGACCGTATTAGAGCAGGCCGAGACCGTCACTGAGAATGTTAGCCGTGTTGCGTTCCCAGCGTTCTCGCTGGACCGTGGCGAGGGCTGTGAAATCCACGAGAACGCCTACTGGGATATCCAGACCTATCTCGGACTTCGAGAGAACCTCGCCGTCAATGAGGGCGCTCGGAGCTTCATTCACGAGTCCAATCGAGAGCGGACACCACTCGGCCACGCCCATCGCGAGCATGTACGCGACCTTTCCATCGAACAGATTCGGGAGATGTACCGCCAAGCCGTGGGTCGCCTCTTGGATCGAGTCGCAAAGACGGAGGAGTTCTTCCGAGCTGGTATCGTCGCCGTCGATATTACCGAGGACGACCCGTTCACCGGAGATCGAGAGGGGCACGAAGACGAGATTATCGGAACAAAGGAGAACACGGACGAGTACGCCTACCAGTGGGCGACGGTCCAGTTGGTCGGGAACGCTGTTCCGATAGTTCTCGATGCGCGCCCAGTTCGGAAAGGCGATACGCGCAAGGAAATCGTTGAGGACCTCTTGGATTCGGCAGAGGCGGCTGTTCACGTTGATAATGTGTTGATGGACCGCGAGTTCGACAGCCAGCACATCCTAGAGATGCTGAGTCAACGCGGGCTCTCCTACGTCGTGCCGAAGCGGATGCAAACCAGCGAGAAAGCCCAGGCCAAGCGTCTTCTCAAGCGGGGGAAGGACCGCTACGAGACTGATCGAAAACTGCATTTGGGCGATAACGAATGGTACTCGACAACGCTGATCTATCGGCGGAAGGAAAACTCGGAATACTCTGATCACCGGCAGTACTCGGTGTTTATGACGAATCGGAAGAGTGGCCTTCTCTCGGAATACGGATACAGATGGGAGATTGAGAGTGGCTACAAATCGATCAAACGATTCATGGGCGCGACGACCTCGAAGGATTTTGGACTACGATTCTTCTATTTCGCGTTCGCCTGTCTATTGTACTCGATCTGGCGAGCGGTCGATTTGCTCGTGCAGGTCGAATTGACCGGTGAATACGAACACTCTCCGATTGTGACTGCCGACAACACGCTGACGCTGGTGAAGAAGGAGACCGGAATTGGATAG